One genomic window of Aliiroseovarius sp. M344 includes the following:
- a CDS encoding YjgN family protein — MLGLALKTGVLTILTLGFYRFWAKTRLRRYYWSAIRPGGIPLEYVGDPLEKLLGFLVAVVFMAFYIGVVNLILMYFSFALFKGNVAAYFLSFVGLAPIIFFAQYRARRYILARTRWRGIRFGLEPGAWGYAWRAILHWVLAALTVGLTWPLTTLWLEKYKVGHTYYGDQVFVQGGRRGLLFGSMKHIYYPLGLSTVAGGMGVMAENPAWFAMFALTGPWLVYGLAYWQADSFKRMTEAKELGSMRFQTAPQPWTIVGIYALGWFLIYLVFTGLILVIMGVAVFLIAGTGFDVENIEQIEPVLAASAPMLVLAYFCIFLGYRAMTHAWITLPIAAHFAEVTQIVNAEDLHLITQRDRDEFAEAEGFAEALDVGAAI; from the coding sequence ATGCTGGGGTTGGCGCTGAAGACAGGCGTTTTGACAATCCTGACGCTGGGCTTCTATCGCTTCTGGGCCAAAACCCGTTTGCGCCGTTATTACTGGAGCGCCATTCGCCCCGGCGGCATCCCCTTGGAATATGTTGGCGACCCGCTTGAAAAGCTTCTGGGGTTTTTGGTCGCTGTGGTGTTCATGGCCTTTTATATCGGCGTCGTGAATCTGATCCTGATGTATTTCAGTTTCGCGTTGTTCAAAGGTAACGTCGCAGCCTATTTCCTGAGTTTTGTCGGTTTGGCACCGATCATATTTTTCGCGCAGTATCGCGCGCGCCGGTACATTCTGGCCCGCACGCGCTGGCGGGGCATCCGGTTCGGATTAGAGCCGGGCGCCTGGGGCTATGCTTGGCGGGCCATATTGCATTGGGTGCTGGCCGCGTTGACCGTGGGCCTGACCTGGCCACTGACCACACTTTGGCTGGAGAAATACAAGGTTGGCCACACCTATTATGGCGATCAGGTCTTCGTTCAAGGTGGGCGTCGCGGCCTGCTATTTGGGTCGATGAAGCACATCTATTACCCTCTCGGTCTGTCAACCGTGGCTGGCGGGATGGGCGTGATGGCCGAGAACCCGGCTTGGTTCGCGATGTTCGCGCTGACTGGGCCTTGGTTGGTTTATGGGTTGGCCTATTGGCAGGCTGACAGCTTCAAGCGCATGACCGAAGCCAAAGAGCTTGGATCGATGCGATTTCAAACTGCGCCGCAACCCTGGACCATTGTGGGCATATATGCGCTGGGTTGGTTCCTAATCTATCTGGTTTTTACCGGGCTAATTCTGGTGATTATGGGCGTTGCCGTTTTTCTTATCGCCGGAACAGGGTTCGACGTCGAAAACATTGAACAAATAGAACCTGTTCTGGCTGCCAGCGCGCCGATGCTGGTTCTGGCCTATTTCTGCATCTTCCTTGGCTACCGGGCGATGACCCATGCCTGGATCACGCTACCCATCGCGGCGCATTTCGCCGAGGTGACGCAGATCGTGAATGCTGAAGATCTGCACCTGATCACGCAGCGTGACCGGGATGAGTTTGCCGAAGCCGAAGGATTTGCTGAAGCCTTGGATGTGGGGGCAGCGATTTGA
- the nusG gene encoding transcription termination/antitermination protein NusG has translation MAKRWYSVSVLSNFEKKIAEQIKTSVEEKGLGEEIDEVLVPTEEVIEVRRGKKVTTERRFMPGYVLVHMEMSDEGYHLITSINRVTGFLGPQGRPMPMRDAEVNAILNRVEEGVDAPRTLIHFEVGEKVAVTDGPFEGFDGMVEDVDDDNQRLKVTVSIFGRATPVELEYTQVTKQA, from the coding sequence ATGGCGAAACGGTGGTATTCGGTGAGCGTGCTCTCGAACTTCGAAAAGAAGATTGCCGAGCAGATCAAGACCTCGGTCGAAGAAAAAGGTCTTGGCGAGGAAATCGACGAAGTTTTGGTCCCCACCGAAGAGGTGATCGAGGTTCGTCGTGGCAAGAAGGTGACCACTGAACGCCGCTTCATGCCCGGCTATGTACTGGTGCATATGGAAATGTCGGACGAAGGATATCATCTGATCACATCGATCAACCGCGTCACTGGCTTTCTGGGTCCGCAAGGTCGCCCGATGCCGATGCGCGATGCCGAAGTGAACGCGATCCTGAACCGCGTTGAAGAAGGTGTCGATGCGCCGCGCACCCTGATCCACTTTGAAGTGGGTGAGAAGGTTGCCGTAACAGACGGACCGTTCGAAGGCTTCGACGGGATGGTCGAGGATGTGGATGATGACAACCAGCGCCTGAAGGTGACGGTGTCGATCTTTGGCCGGGCAACCCCGGTCGAACTGGAATACACGCAGGTCACCAAACAGGCCTGA
- the rplK gene encoding 50S ribosomal protein L11 — protein MAKKVAGTMKLQVPAGQANPSPPVGPALGQRGINIMEFCKAFNAKTQEMEAGAPCPTVITYYQDKSFTMDIKTPPASYFLIKAAGLKSGANKPGHETVGSVTAAQVKEIAEAKMKDLNANDIEAAMLIVLGSARSMGIEVK, from the coding sequence ATGGCTAAAAAAGTAGCTGGCACGATGAAGCTGCAGGTTCCTGCAGGTCAAGCCAACCCCAGCCCCCCCGTCGGCCCCGCACTGGGTCAGCGCGGCATCAACATCATGGAATTCTGCAAGGCGTTCAACGCCAAGACGCAGGAAATGGAGGCCGGTGCGCCGTGCCCGACCGTGATCACTTATTATCAGGACAAGTCTTTCACCATGGACATCAAGACGCCACCTGCGTCTTATTTCCTGATCAAGGCTGCTGGCCTGAAATCTGGTGCCAACAAGCCCGGCCATGAAACCGTAGGTTCGGTGACCGCTGCTCAGGTGAAAGAAATCGCCGAAGCAAAAATGAAAGATCTGAACGCGAATGACATCGAAGCTGCGATGTTGATCGTTCTGGGCTCTGCCCGGTCTATGGGCATTGAGGTGAAGTAA
- a CDS encoding CatB-related O-acetyltransferase, translated as MSITLSRAQLAQLNKRGIKIHASKGAEEIRLPDTPHPLERYSNHSPSGIMPLGAYSYSHSFCRGISWIGRYCSIGTGLNLITNTHPTDRVSSSPVFYSNRKFREWGGSREGFEHVVPFEEESADVTIGHDVWIGGNVSIRAGVRIGNGAVIAGGATVTKDVPPYAIVGGLPAKLIRMRFDEQTVEALLATEWWQYPAPQLIELSPHAPHIFIEKFGHALAEGKLKKQPEERLAFRTIVRNLGRSK; from the coding sequence TTGAGCATTACTCTTAGCAGAGCGCAGCTTGCCCAGCTGAATAAGCGGGGAATAAAAATTCACGCTTCAAAAGGTGCTGAAGAAATCAGGCTTCCCGACACGCCCCATCCGCTAGAGAGGTATTCCAATCATTCCCCATCCGGCATCATGCCATTGGGTGCCTATAGTTATTCGCATAGTTTTTGCCGGGGCATTTCATGGATAGGTCGCTATTGCTCGATTGGGACCGGACTGAACCTGATCACCAATACTCACCCGACTGACAGGGTTTCCAGCAGTCCAGTTTTCTATTCCAACAGAAAATTTCGCGAATGGGGCGGAAGCCGTGAAGGGTTCGAACACGTGGTCCCATTCGAAGAGGAAAGCGCCGACGTGACCATCGGTCATGATGTCTGGATCGGCGGAAATGTCAGCATTCGAGCTGGCGTTAGAATTGGAAATGGCGCTGTGATCGCGGGTGGTGCGACCGTAACAAAAGATGTACCGCCCTATGCGATTGTCGGCGGATTGCCGGCAAAACTAATTCGCATGAGGTTTGATGAGCAAACAGTGGAGGCACTCCTGGCTACAGAATGGTGGCAGTACCCCGCGCCACAGTTGATCGAGCTTTCACCTCATGCTCCGCATATCTTCATAGAAAAATTTGGCCACGCACTTGCGGAGGGGAAGTTGAAAAAGCAGCCAGAGGAAAGGCTAGCTTTTCGCACCATTGTCCGTAATTTGGGACGTTCGAAGTGA
- a CDS encoding class I SAM-dependent methyltransferase, with translation MSRERRQMRHQFKQLVAERLANAEVESADGMKLLKYETDGKFDYELYKEAQTLGNKIKIQNQWVPEEHIEILAKYLKANGEETKNGICHGTRQGYEQTWFMAHLGDGSDVFGTEISDTATEFPHTIQWDFHEVKDEWVSAKDFVYSNSWDHSFDPKMAFRNWASCLKPGGFLLLDHGWNYQVDRVNPLDPFGISEEGLVDLLNAELADLGVVVEVIDGGRHKRFPIRTVIFRRKK, from the coding sequence ATGAGTAGAGAACGCCGTCAAATGCGGCACCAGTTTAAACAGCTGGTGGCAGAACGCTTGGCCAATGCCGAAGTTGAAAGCGCCGACGGCATGAAGTTGCTGAAATATGAAACGGATGGCAAATTCGATTACGAGCTCTACAAAGAAGCTCAGACGTTGGGCAATAAAATCAAGATCCAAAACCAATGGGTTCCTGAAGAACACATCGAAATACTGGCGAAGTATTTGAAGGCGAATGGTGAGGAAACAAAGAATGGTATCTGCCACGGCACGCGCCAAGGCTATGAACAAACATGGTTTATGGCCCATTTGGGTGATGGGTCAGACGTTTTTGGAACCGAAATTTCCGATACAGCGACCGAGTTTCCACATACGATCCAGTGGGATTTTCACGAAGTGAAAGACGAATGGGTGAGCGCAAAAGACTTCGTTTACTCCAATTCATGGGACCACAGCTTTGATCCGAAGATGGCATTTCGAAATTGGGCGAGTTGCTTAAAGCCAGGCGGTTTCTTATTGCTCGACCACGGCTGGAATTATCAGGTTGATCGCGTCAATCCGTTGGATCCATTTGGAATCAGCGAGGAGGGTCTTGTTGATCTTTTAAACGCCGAACTTGCCGACCTTGGTGTGGTCGTCGAAGTGATAGACGGCGGACGCCACAAGCGCTTTCCTATCCGGACTGTGATCTTCCGGAGAAAGAAGTGA
- a CDS encoding NYN domain-containing protein — translation MLFLFVVSFLSFFFTIFAFLEPAWTDFVLISLPIALASLFLLLQLYQKQAQPKPKQSRRPKQPKVWAIIDGSNVMYWVNGEPSVDPLRAVTRRLSELGFSPRVFFDANAGYLLCGRYLHDRDFENILRLQTASVTVVPKGTIADEAILREARKLKAIVVTNDRYRDWAELYPEVQSDGFLMRGKYHSERLFLDADVKVAS, via the coding sequence TTGCTGTTCTTGTTCGTTGTTTCATTTCTGTCTTTTTTCTTCACAATTTTCGCATTTCTAGAGCCGGCTTGGACAGACTTCGTCTTGATCTCGCTGCCAATCGCGCTGGCAAGCTTGTTTTTGCTGCTCCAGCTGTATCAAAAACAGGCGCAACCAAAGCCGAAACAATCAAGGCGGCCGAAGCAACCGAAAGTCTGGGCGATCATCGACGGATCGAATGTTATGTATTGGGTTAACGGCGAACCTAGTGTTGATCCATTGCGCGCTGTTACACGACGATTGTCAGAACTTGGCTTTTCTCCCCGCGTCTTTTTTGATGCAAATGCAGGGTACCTTCTTTGCGGACGATACTTACACGATCGCGATTTTGAAAATATACTGAGGTTGCAGACCGCGTCAGTCACTGTCGTGCCCAAAGGAACAATCGCGGATGAAGCAATCTTGCGTGAGGCCCGCAAACTAAAGGCCATAGTGGTGACAAACGACCGTTATCGAGATTGGGCCGAATTGTATCCAGAGGTGCAGTCAGACGGGTTTCTAATGCGCGGCAAATATCACTCAGAACGGTTGTTTCTGGATGCAGATGTTAAGGTTGCGTCTTAG
- a CDS encoding M48 family metallopeptidase produces MTQTLKQPSGFADFVAGERAVLTRVSVRVVPDGVELLLPDGQPLVWRWADLRRLPDQAEKDALVIRRAGNMVARLYLRDSELRTQIQSRAPHLKKRDRSIPMSMLAVWAGGAAAAVAVIIFFLVPVMAAQLAVLLPAEGEKALGDTTFEQIRMALDETGLGSTAICEGDDGNAAMRAMYDRLNPTPDLPYDVQIHILDHDMVNAFALPGGRIVFFRGLIDQADNPEEVAAVLAHEIGHVVNRDPTRDALRSAGSLGVLGLLFGDFAGGTITLFLANQLINASYSQSAETTADDYAHDLLDTAGVSPAALGTMFERLLDEHGDAEGIIAHFMSHPQMGARIAAAQAAVVDGRDYGSVLNDVEWQALQTVCGSASPRQSDPDSLDKKVWPDGE; encoded by the coding sequence TTGACCCAAACGCTGAAGCAGCCATCGGGTTTTGCCGATTTTGTCGCCGGGGAGCGTGCCGTGCTGACGCGGGTATCGGTGCGTGTGGTGCCTGACGGGGTAGAGTTGTTGTTGCCGGATGGTCAGCCACTTGTCTGGCGATGGGCCGACCTGAGACGCTTGCCAGATCAGGCTGAAAAAGATGCGCTGGTAATCAGGCGCGCGGGAAACATGGTGGCAAGACTTTATCTGCGAGACAGCGAATTGCGCACGCAGATCCAATCGCGTGCGCCCCACCTAAAAAAACGCGACCGATCCATTCCGATGTCAATGCTTGCAGTGTGGGCTGGCGGCGCTGCGGCGGCTGTCGCGGTGATCATCTTTTTCCTTGTTCCTGTGATGGCTGCGCAGCTTGCGGTATTGCTGCCCGCTGAAGGCGAGAAAGCCTTGGGTGACACTACTTTCGAACAAATCCGGATGGCACTGGATGAAACCGGGTTGGGCAGCACAGCGATCTGCGAAGGGGATGACGGCAATGCGGCAATGCGGGCGATGTATGATCGTCTGAACCCGACGCCTGATTTACCTTATGACGTGCAGATCCACATCCTTGACCACGATATGGTCAATGCTTTTGCCTTGCCGGGTGGTCGCATTGTCTTTTTCCGTGGATTGATTGACCAAGCCGATAATCCAGAAGAGGTTGCCGCCGTGCTGGCCCATGAAATTGGGCATGTTGTGAACCGTGACCCGACCCGTGATGCACTGCGCTCGGCGGGTTCGCTTGGCGTCCTGGGCCTGTTGTTCGGCGACTTTGCAGGTGGAACAATTACGTTGTTTTTGGCGAACCAGTTGATCAACGCGTCCTATAGCCAATCGGCTGAAACCACTGCGGATGACTATGCACATGACCTTCTGGATACGGCTGGTGTTTCACCCGCCGCGCTGGGCACGATGTTTGAGCGCTTGCTTGACGAACACGGTGACGCAGAAGGGATCATTGCGCATTTTATGTCCCATCCACAAATGGGGGCACGGATTGCAGCTGCGCAGGCGGCTGTCGTAGATGGCCGCGACTACGGCTCTGTTCTGAACGATGTGGAGTGGCAGGCGTTGCAGACGGTATGCGGAAGCGCTTCCCCACGGCAATCAGACCCCGACAGTCTGGACAAGAAAGTCTGGCCTGACGGCGAATAG
- the tuf gene encoding elongation factor Tu, protein MAKEKFARNKPHVNIGTIGHVDHGKTTLTAAITKYFGDFKAYDQIDGAPEEKARGITISTAHVEYETDARHYAHVDCPGHADYVKNMITGAAQMDGAILVVNAADGPMPQTREHILLGRQVGIPTMVVYMNKVDQVDDDELLELVEMEIRELLTEYGYPGDDIPVIPGSALAALEGRDENIGEESIRKLMAAVDEFIPTPARPVDGAFLLPIEDVFSISGRGTVVTGRIERGVVNVGDEIEIVGIKATQKTTCTGVEMFRKLLDRGEAGDNVGVLLRGIDREAVERGQVLCKPGSVNPHTKFEAEVYILTKEEGGRHTPFFANYRPQFYFRTTDVTGTVELPSGTEMVMPGDNLKFGVELIAPIAMEDGLRFAIREGGRTVGSGVVSKIIE, encoded by the coding sequence ATGGCTAAGGAAAAGTTTGCGCGTAACAAACCGCACGTCAACATTGGCACGATTGGCCACGTTGACCACGGCAAGACGACCTTGACGGCAGCGATCACCAAGTATTTTGGCGATTTCAAAGCGTATGATCAGATTGACGGCGCGCCGGAAGAGAAAGCCCGCGGGATCACGATCTCGACGGCGCATGTTGAGTATGAGACCGACGCGCGTCACTACGCCCACGTCGACTGCCCCGGCCACGCTGACTATGTGAAGAACATGATCACCGGTGCGGCGCAGATGGACGGCGCGATCCTGGTTGTGAACGCTGCTGACGGCCCGATGCCGCAGACCCGCGAGCACATTCTGCTGGGCCGCCAGGTTGGTATCCCGACCATGGTTGTCTACATGAACAAGGTTGATCAGGTTGACGACGACGAGCTTCTTGAGCTGGTTGAGATGGAGATCCGTGAGCTTCTGACCGAATACGGTTACCCTGGCGACGACATCCCTGTCATTCCGGGTTCGGCTCTGGCCGCTCTGGAAGGCCGTGACGAAAACATTGGCGAAGAGTCGATCCGCAAGCTGATGGCGGCTGTGGACGAGTTCATCCCGACCCCGGCCCGTCCTGTTGACGGCGCGTTCCTGCTGCCGATCGAAGACGTGTTCTCGATCTCGGGCCGCGGTACGGTTGTCACCGGTCGTATTGAGCGTGGCGTTGTGAATGTTGGCGACGAGATTGAAATCGTTGGCATCAAGGCGACCCAGAAAACGACCTGTACCGGCGTTGAAATGTTCCGCAAGCTGCTGGATCGCGGTGAAGCAGGCGACAACGTTGGCGTTCTGTTGCGCGGCATCGACCGTGAAGCGGTTGAGCGTGGCCAGGTTCTGTGTAAGCCAGGTTCGGTGAACCCGCACACGAAGTTCGAAGCCGAGGTCTATATCCTGACCAAGGAAGAGGGTGGCCGTCACACGCCGTTCTTCGCGAACTACCGTCCTCAGTTCTACTTCCGCACGACCGACGTGACCGGGACTGTTGAGCTGCCGTCGGGCACCGAGATGGTTATGCCGGGCGACAACCTGAAGTTCGGCGTTGAGCTGATCGCGCCGATCGCGATGGAAGACGGCCTGCGCTTCGCGATCCGCGAAGGCGGCCGCACCGTCGGCTCGGGCGTTGTGTCGAAAATTATCGAGTAA
- the rplA gene encoding 50S ribosomal protein L1 — translation MAKLGKRTTAAREAFAGKDNLSVEEAVALVKGNAKAKFDETIEIAMSLGVDTRHADQMVRGVIGLPNGTGKTMRVAVFARGPKAEEAQAAGADIVGAEDLMEAIQGGTIEFDRCIATPDMMPIVGRLGKVLGPRNLMPNPKVGTVTMDVKEAVEAAKGGEVQFKAEKGGVVHAGLGKASFDEAKLVENVRAFVEAVQKAKPTGAKGTYMKKIALSSTMGPGITISVDNATGN, via the coding sequence ATGGCAAAACTGGGAAAACGTACCACTGCCGCACGCGAAGCATTCGCCGGCAAAGATAACCTTTCTGTTGAAGAAGCTGTTGCGCTGGTTAAAGGCAATGCGAAAGCTAAATTCGACGAAACCATCGAAATCGCAATGTCGCTGGGTGTTGATACACGCCATGCAGACCAAATGGTCCGCGGTGTGATCGGCCTGCCAAACGGCACCGGCAAAACCATGCGCGTTGCTGTGTTTGCTCGTGGCCCGAAGGCTGAAGAAGCTCAGGCAGCTGGTGCAGACATCGTTGGTGCAGAAGACCTGATGGAAGCCATTCAAGGTGGCACAATCGAGTTCGATCGTTGCATTGCAACACCGGACATGATGCCGATCGTTGGTCGTTTGGGTAAAGTTCTTGGCCCACGCAACCTGATGCCAAACCCGAAGGTTGGCACCGTAACGATGGACGTTAAGGAAGCTGTTGAAGCTGCTAAAGGCGGCGAAGTCCAGTTCAAAGCTGAAAAAGGAGGCGTGGTTCACGCTGGCCTTGGCAAGGCGTCGTTTGACGAAGCCAAACTGGTTGAGAACGTGCGCGCCTTCGTCGAGGCCGTTCAGAAGGCCAAACCAACCGGCGCCAAAGGCACCTATATGAAGAAAATCGCGCTGAGCTCGACCATGGGTCCGGGCATCACCATCTCGGTGGACAACGCGACTGGCAACTGA
- the secE gene encoding preprotein translocase subunit SecE has protein sequence MTNPLQFIQQVRAEVSKVTWPTRREVLLTTGMVFVLAALTALFFSLVDLGIRSGLSAVLGLFG, from the coding sequence ATGACCAATCCGCTGCAATTCATCCAGCAGGTGCGCGCCGAAGTGTCCAAAGTGACATGGCCAACCCGCCGCGAGGTGCTTCTGACCACAGGTATGGTCTTTGTGCTGGCCGCTTTGACGGCACTGTTCTTCTCGCTCGTGGATTTGGGTATTCGCAGCGGCCTGTCTGCTGTGCTTGGCCTGTTTGGCTGA
- the parC gene encoding DNA topoisomerase IV subunit A, giving the protein MTDLTDDSNIKSASISEPLRRAIGDRYLTYALSTIMHRALPDARDGLKPVHRRILYAMSRLKLASGGKFLKSAKISGDTMGDFHPHGDAAIYDAMARLAQDFAVRYPLVDGQGNFGNIDGDNPAASRYTEARMTFVAEAMLNGLDENAVDYRDNYDGRLTEPLVLPAEFPNLLANGSSGIAVGMATNIPPHNIAELIDACLHLIKVPDARDDTLLNYVPGPDFPTGGIIVEPAENIAQAYRTGRGSFRLRCKWDVEDLGRGQWHIVVTEIPYQVQKSKLIEKIAELIQTKKVPILGDIRDESADDIRIVLEPKSKNVDAELLMNLMFRNSDLETRFSLNMNVLIDGVTPKVCSMKEVLRAFLDHRRDVLLRRSVHRMEKIDHRLEVLEGFIVAFLNLDRVIDIIRYDDDPKAALMREDWGREHVRAMNETDYVSPAPGEGELSDVQADAILNMRLRSLRRLEEIELVRERDTLMEERAALEDLLESGDLQWTRIAEQLKETKKLFGKNYEGGARRTQFAEAGEVEDVPLEAMIEKEPITVVCSQMGWIRAMSGHIDLLRELKFRDGDAPRFVFHAETTDKLLVFDSNGKFFTLSAANLPGGRGMGEPLRLMVDLPNEAEIVDLFIHQPKRRLLVASTEGNGFIVNEDDVLAQTKNGKQVLNVGDARAKICKPVEGDHVAIVSENRKLLVFPVSEVNEMTRGKGVRLQKYNSARGKQGVLELDGGLSDLKTFDLDVGLSWPATGDRTRTEADMSPWLGKRAGVGKAPPHGFPRDNKFD; this is encoded by the coding sequence ATGACCGATTTGACCGATGACAGCAATATAAAGTCCGCCTCTATTTCAGAGCCACTTCGCCGTGCCATCGGTGATCGCTATCTGACCTATGCACTGTCGACAATTATGCATCGGGCCTTGCCTGACGCGCGTGACGGGTTGAAACCGGTGCATCGCCGCATCCTTTATGCGATGTCACGGCTGAAGCTGGCATCTGGCGGTAAGTTCTTGAAATCGGCCAAAATCTCCGGTGACACGATGGGGGATTTCCACCCCCACGGCGACGCTGCGATCTATGACGCCATGGCGCGTCTGGCACAGGATTTCGCGGTGCGTTACCCGCTGGTCGATGGGCAAGGCAACTTCGGAAATATTGACGGAGATAACCCCGCGGCAAGCCGTTACACCGAAGCCCGGATGACCTTCGTTGCAGAGGCAATGTTGAACGGTCTTGACGAAAACGCCGTTGATTATCGCGACAATTACGACGGTCGCCTGACCGAGCCGCTGGTCTTACCCGCCGAATTTCCGAATCTGTTGGCTAATGGGTCATCGGGCATTGCCGTTGGCATGGCCACCAATATTCCACCTCACAATATTGCTGAACTGATCGACGCCTGTTTGCATCTGATCAAAGTGCCGGATGCGCGGGACGACACGCTTCTGAACTATGTGCCGGGCCCTGATTTCCCAACTGGCGGCATCATTGTCGAGCCCGCCGAGAATATCGCACAAGCCTATCGCACAGGGCGCGGGTCGTTCCGCCTGCGTTGTAAATGGGACGTCGAGGATTTGGGCCGCGGGCAGTGGCACATCGTCGTGACGGAAATCCCGTATCAGGTTCAGAAATCGAAACTGATCGAGAAAATTGCCGAACTGATTCAGACCAAGAAGGTTCCTATTCTTGGTGACATTCGTGATGAAAGCGCCGACGACATTCGCATCGTGCTGGAGCCGAAATCAAAGAATGTGGATGCCGAACTTCTGATGAACTTGATGTTCCGCAACTCGGATCTGGAAACGCGGTTCAGCTTGAACATGAACGTGTTGATCGACGGTGTGACGCCAAAAGTATGTTCGATGAAAGAGGTGCTGCGCGCCTTCCTTGATCATCGGCGCGATGTTCTGTTGCGCCGCTCTGTTCATCGGATGGAAAAGATTGATCACCGTCTTGAGGTGTTGGAAGGCTTCATTGTCGCTTTCCTGAATCTCGACCGCGTGATCGACATAATCCGCTATGATGACGACCCCAAAGCCGCGCTGATGCGCGAGGATTGGGGCCGGGAGCACGTTCGCGCCATGAACGAAACGGACTATGTCAGCCCCGCCCCCGGTGAGGGTGAACTGTCCGATGTTCAGGCCGACGCGATCCTGAACATGCGGCTGCGCAGCTTGCGGCGCCTGGAAGAAATCGAGCTTGTCCGTGAACGTGACACCTTGATGGAAGAACGTGCGGCGCTCGAAGATCTTCTGGAAAGTGGCGACCTGCAATGGACCCGGATTGCAGAGCAGTTGAAAGAAACCAAGAAACTGTTTGGCAAAAACTACGAAGGCGGCGCACGGCGCACACAGTTTGCGGAAGCGGGCGAAGTTGAAGATGTGCCCTTGGAAGCGATGATCGAGAAAGAACCGATCACCGTTGTGTGCTCGCAAATGGGTTGGATCAGGGCAATGTCGGGTCACATTGATCTGTTGCGGGAACTGAAGTTCCGCGATGGCGATGCCCCCCGATTTGTTTTCCATGCAGAAACTACCGACAAATTGTTGGTATTCGATTCCAACGGCAAGTTCTTCACGCTTTCGGCGGCAAACCTGCCGGGCGGGCGTGGCATGGGCGAACCGCTGCGTCTGATGGTCGATCTGCCCAACGAGGCCGAGATCGTGGACCTGTTCATTCACCAGCCTAAACGGCGATTGCTTGTCGCGTCGACTGAAGGGAACGGTTTTATCGTCAACGAAGACGACGTTCTGGCGCAAACCAAGAACGGAAAGCAGGTGCTGAACGTAGGGGATGCGCGGGCCAAGATCTGCAAGCCGGTCGAAGGTGATCATGTTGCGATCGTGTCCGAGAACCGCAAGCTGCTGGTGTTCCCAGTGTCTGAGGTCAACGAGATGACGCGCGGCAAGGGTGTGCGGCTTCAGAAATACAACAGCGCGCGGGGCAAGCAGGGCGTGCTTGAGTTGGATGGCGGCCTGTCGGACCTCAAGACTTTTGATCTGGACGTTGGCCTGTCGTGGCCCGCTACCGGTGACCGCACCAGAACCGAGGCCGACATGTCACCTTGGCTGGGCAAACGCGCTGGCGTTGGCAAGGCCCCGCCTCACGGCTTCCCGCGCGACAACAAATTCGATTGA
- a CDS encoding SH3 domain-containing protein, with protein sequence MGILKLSCLTIGIVGASMMHFGRDGDLPADRIGREPTIAQDTIVPVSATLDAGIAASPETAVGEVIATANAAPVAAPASSSGLSVVPVTLASAAAPQSPAEIAEAAARQMASKVAKPTLAAASNAASNTQQTVFVSGNTVNMRAGPTTSHGVVAKLTRGTEVIDMGPAGGGWSQIKVVDTGARGFMASRFLAPQL encoded by the coding sequence GTGGGGATACTGAAATTAAGCTGCCTGACGATTGGTATCGTCGGCGCGTCGATGATGCATTTTGGACGGGATGGCGATCTGCCCGCCGACCGTATCGGACGTGAGCCAACAATCGCGCAAGATACAATCGTGCCGGTTTCTGCAACGCTGGATGCGGGCATTGCCGCATCGCCGGAAACTGCGGTTGGCGAAGTGATTGCGACGGCAAATGCTGCACCTGTTGCCGCGCCTGCGTCTTCATCTGGTTTGTCTGTCGTGCCCGTCACGCTGGCAAGTGCAGCTGCGCCGCAGTCACCAGCCGAAATCGCAGAGGCTGCCGCCCGTCAGATGGCGTCGAAAGTGGCTAAGCCAACACTTGCTGCCGCATCGAACGCCGCGTCGAACACCCAGCAAACTGTCTTTGTCAGCGGCAACACTGTAAACATGCGTGCGGGGCCAACCACAAGTCACGGCGTGGTCGCAAAGCTCACGCGGGGCACCGAAGTCATCGACATGGGCCCTGCTGGCGGTGGCTGGAGCCAAATCAAAGTTGTGGACACTGGAGCGCGCGGTTTTATGGCTTCAAGGTTCCTCGCGCCGCAACTCTGA